In the genome of Magnolia sinica isolate HGM2019 chromosome 2, MsV1, whole genome shotgun sequence, one region contains:
- the LOC131237030 gene encoding uncharacterized protein LOC131237030, which produces MCCKMLFELLILTGAQVGMDRTSILRKCHDFRAAFAGFDAEIVANFTERQIASVATDYNLDLNKVRGVVNNANRILQDKFDLDLSVPHISHAVDDIIKERFKNYRGKLFQALAARLPTNAPPPPLSSLLFFIFLFMMLNLYVFMRE; this is translated from the exons atgtgttgcaagatgttgtttgaattgcttatcctaacaggtgcacaagttgggatggatcggacttctatcttgagaaaatgtcatgatttcag ggctgctttcgccgggtttgatgcagaaatcgtcGCTAACTTCACAGAAAGGcaaatagcatcagtggccacagattacaacctggatttaaacaaggttcgaggtgtcgtcaacaatgctaacagaatcctccag gataaatttgacttggatttgagtgttccacACATCTCCCATGCTGTCGATGACATAATCAAGGAGCGGTTTAAGAATTATCGCGGTAAGTTGTTTCAAgctctcgctgcacgcttacccaccaatgccccaccacctccgctttcatctttgttattttttatatttttgtttatgatgttaaacttatatgtatttatgcgtgaatga